The Ciconia boyciana chromosome 2, ASM3463844v1, whole genome shotgun sequence genome has a segment encoding these proteins:
- the FZD6 gene encoding frizzled-6 isoform X2: MIRTQLLSKWRLAKEVSEHGSLSILRSSPLHKRCLGAWPFLTLMNLHCSPDVHTFLCKAFVPACLEQVHVIHPCRSLCEKVYSDCKQLMDTFGITWPEELECTRLVNCDETVPATAAVTTNIHGIQKTPGQTRRDYGFWCPRHLHTTNGQGYKFLGIDQCAPPCPNMYFKNYELDVAKSFIGIVSIFCLCATLFTFLTFLIDVKRFRYPERPIIYYSVCYSIVSLMYFIGFLLGNRTACNEADDKLEIGETVVLGSQNKACTVLFMVLYFFTMAGTIWWVILTITWFLAAGRKWSCEAIAQKAMWFHAVAWGIPGFLTIMLLAMNKVEGDNISGVCFVGLYDLDASLYFVLLPLCLCVFFGLSLLLAGIISLNHVRQVIQHDGRNQEKLKKFMIRIGVFSGLYLVPLVALLGCYVYELVNRKIWETTWVFDHCNQYHIPCPYQAKALARPEIFLFLMKYLLTLIVGISPVFWVGSKKTCSEWANFFNRNRKRDPISESRRVLQESCEFFLKHNSKVKHKKKHYKSTSHRLKVISKSMGTSTGGTTNHGTSAVAITNHDYLSQETVAEIKTSPETSEKEIEADGTSARRVEESEISGDQMLSCSKLTVDQVEKRNKADSTCDMSSLAESMKRVGEGRITPKNDFIESSPLQSSCSQIPGVSQSASVSLLVYSASDTRRELDSGNSSNP; this comes from the exons ATGATCAGGACACAGCTGCTCTCCAAATGGAG actGGCAAAGGAGGTGTCTGAACATGGATCACTGAGCATTCTGAGAAGTAGTCCATTGCATAAACGCTGCCTTGGAGCTTGG CCTTTTCTTACGCTTATGAATCTTCACTGTTCACCGGACGTCCACACATTTCTGTGCAAAGCCTTTGTCCCGGCCTGCCTGGAGCAAGTTCACGTGATTCACCCTTGTCGAAGCCTCTGTGAGAAAGTGTATTCTGACTGTAAGCAGTTGATGGACACTTTTGGAATCACATGGCCGGAAGAGCTGGAATGTACCAG ACTAGTCAATTGTGATGAGACTGttcctgccactgctgctgtaaCCACAAACATACATGGAATTCAGAAGACCCCAGGCCAGACCCGAAGGGATTATGGGTTCTGGTGTCCCCGACACCTACACACTACCAATGGACAAGGCTACAAGTTCCTAGGAATTGATCAGTGTGCACCCCCATGTCCCAATATGTACTTCAAAAATTATGAATTGGATGTTGCAAAAAGCTTCATTGGAATAGTTTCAATCTTTTGTCTTTGTGCTACACTTTTCACATTCCTGACTTTTCTGATTGATGTTAAAAGGTTTAGGTACCCAGAGAGGCCGATCATATATTACTCTGTCTGTTACAGCATAGTCTCTCTAATGTACTTTATCGGATTTTTACTTGGGAACAGAACTGCCTGTAACGAGGCAGATGATAAGTTAGAAATTGGTGAAACAGTTGTTCTTGGCTCCCAAAACAAAGCCTGTACCGTCCTTTTcatggttttgtattttttcactaTGGCAGGAACTATATGGTGGGTGATTCTTACAATCACTTGGTTCcttgcagcaggaagaaaatggagCTGTGAAGCTATTGCACAAAAGGCCATGTGGTTCCACGCAGTTGCGTGGGGAATACCTGGTTTTCTAACCATTATGCTCCTTGCAATGAACAAAGTTGAAGGGGACAATATCAGTGGAGTTTGTTTTGTGGGTCTCTACGATCTGGACGCCTCTCTGTACTTTGTGCTTTTGCCATTGtgcctttgtgtttttttcggtctctctcttcttttagctggtattatttctttaaatcacGTGCGGCAAGTCATACAGCACGATGGCAGAAACCAGGAGAAGCTAAAGAAATTTATGATCCGAATTGGAGTTTTTAGTGGTTTATACTTGGTACCACTTGTAGCACTTCTTGGATGTTATGTCTATGAACTGGTGAACCGGAAAATCTGGGAAACGACTTGGGTATTTGACCACTGCAACCAGTACCATATTCCTTGTCCTTATCAG GCAAAGGCACTAGCAagaccagaaatatttttgtttctgatgaaaTATTTGCTGACATTAATTGTTGGCATATCTCCAGTCTTCTGGGTGGGAAGTAAAAAGACCTGTTCTGAATGGGCCAATTTCTTCAACAGAAACCGCAAAAGAGA tccAATCAGTGAAAGTCGAAGAGTGCTGCAAGAATCATGCGAATTCTTCTTGAAGCACAATTCCAAAGTtaagcataaaaagaagcacTACAAATCAACTTCGCACAGATTGAAAGTTATTTCGAAGTCAATGGGGACTAGTACGGGTGGCACAACAAATCATGGAACTTCTGCAGTAGCAATCACTAATCATGATTACTTAAGCCAAGAAACTGttgcagaaattaaaacctcTCCAGAGACatctgagaaagagatagaggCAGACGGAACATCAGCCCGAAGAGTCGAGGAAAGTGAAATCAGTGGAGATCAAATGTTATCTTGTTCTAAACTGACCGTGGATcaggtggaaaaaagaaacaaagcagataGCACATGTGATATGAGTAGCTTGGCTGAGAGTATGAAGAGAGTAGGTGAAGGAAG AATAACTCCTAAAAATGACTTTATTGAATCTTCTCCATTACAAAGCAGCTGTTCCCAAATACCTGGTGTCTCACAGTCAGCTTCTGTATCACTACTTGTCTACTCGGCTTCAGACACCAGAAGAGAGTTGGATTCAGGAAACAGTTCAAATCcttga
- the FZD6 gene encoding frizzled-6 isoform X1, with protein MGVLVFSATCSLLLTLVRGHSLFTCEPITVSRCSGMPYNMTFFPNIMGHYDQDTAALQMEPFLTLMNLHCSPDVHTFLCKAFVPACLEQVHVIHPCRSLCEKVYSDCKQLMDTFGITWPEELECTRLVNCDETVPATAAVTTNIHGIQKTPGQTRRDYGFWCPRHLHTTNGQGYKFLGIDQCAPPCPNMYFKNYELDVAKSFIGIVSIFCLCATLFTFLTFLIDVKRFRYPERPIIYYSVCYSIVSLMYFIGFLLGNRTACNEADDKLEIGETVVLGSQNKACTVLFMVLYFFTMAGTIWWVILTITWFLAAGRKWSCEAIAQKAMWFHAVAWGIPGFLTIMLLAMNKVEGDNISGVCFVGLYDLDASLYFVLLPLCLCVFFGLSLLLAGIISLNHVRQVIQHDGRNQEKLKKFMIRIGVFSGLYLVPLVALLGCYVYELVNRKIWETTWVFDHCNQYHIPCPYQAKALARPEIFLFLMKYLLTLIVGISPVFWVGSKKTCSEWANFFNRNRKRDPISESRRVLQESCEFFLKHNSKVKHKKKHYKSTSHRLKVISKSMGTSTGGTTNHGTSAVAITNHDYLSQETVAEIKTSPETSEKEIEADGTSARRVEESEISGDQMLSCSKLTVDQVEKRNKADSTCDMSSLAESMKRVGEGRITPKNDFIESSPLQSSCSQIPGVSQSASVSLLVYSASDTRRELDSGNSSNP; from the exons ATGGGAGTACTTGTGTTCTCTGCGACTTGCAGTTTACTTCTAACTCTGGTGAGAGGGCACAGTTTATTCACATGTGAGCCAATTACTGTTTCCAGATGTTCAGGAATGCCTTACAATATGACTTTTTTCCCAAACATCATGGGACACTATGATCAGGACACAGCTGCTCTCCAAATGGAG CCTTTTCTTACGCTTATGAATCTTCACTGTTCACCGGACGTCCACACATTTCTGTGCAAAGCCTTTGTCCCGGCCTGCCTGGAGCAAGTTCACGTGATTCACCCTTGTCGAAGCCTCTGTGAGAAAGTGTATTCTGACTGTAAGCAGTTGATGGACACTTTTGGAATCACATGGCCGGAAGAGCTGGAATGTACCAG ACTAGTCAATTGTGATGAGACTGttcctgccactgctgctgtaaCCACAAACATACATGGAATTCAGAAGACCCCAGGCCAGACCCGAAGGGATTATGGGTTCTGGTGTCCCCGACACCTACACACTACCAATGGACAAGGCTACAAGTTCCTAGGAATTGATCAGTGTGCACCCCCATGTCCCAATATGTACTTCAAAAATTATGAATTGGATGTTGCAAAAAGCTTCATTGGAATAGTTTCAATCTTTTGTCTTTGTGCTACACTTTTCACATTCCTGACTTTTCTGATTGATGTTAAAAGGTTTAGGTACCCAGAGAGGCCGATCATATATTACTCTGTCTGTTACAGCATAGTCTCTCTAATGTACTTTATCGGATTTTTACTTGGGAACAGAACTGCCTGTAACGAGGCAGATGATAAGTTAGAAATTGGTGAAACAGTTGTTCTTGGCTCCCAAAACAAAGCCTGTACCGTCCTTTTcatggttttgtattttttcactaTGGCAGGAACTATATGGTGGGTGATTCTTACAATCACTTGGTTCcttgcagcaggaagaaaatggagCTGTGAAGCTATTGCACAAAAGGCCATGTGGTTCCACGCAGTTGCGTGGGGAATACCTGGTTTTCTAACCATTATGCTCCTTGCAATGAACAAAGTTGAAGGGGACAATATCAGTGGAGTTTGTTTTGTGGGTCTCTACGATCTGGACGCCTCTCTGTACTTTGTGCTTTTGCCATTGtgcctttgtgtttttttcggtctctctcttcttttagctggtattatttctttaaatcacGTGCGGCAAGTCATACAGCACGATGGCAGAAACCAGGAGAAGCTAAAGAAATTTATGATCCGAATTGGAGTTTTTAGTGGTTTATACTTGGTACCACTTGTAGCACTTCTTGGATGTTATGTCTATGAACTGGTGAACCGGAAAATCTGGGAAACGACTTGGGTATTTGACCACTGCAACCAGTACCATATTCCTTGTCCTTATCAG GCAAAGGCACTAGCAagaccagaaatatttttgtttctgatgaaaTATTTGCTGACATTAATTGTTGGCATATCTCCAGTCTTCTGGGTGGGAAGTAAAAAGACCTGTTCTGAATGGGCCAATTTCTTCAACAGAAACCGCAAAAGAGA tccAATCAGTGAAAGTCGAAGAGTGCTGCAAGAATCATGCGAATTCTTCTTGAAGCACAATTCCAAAGTtaagcataaaaagaagcacTACAAATCAACTTCGCACAGATTGAAAGTTATTTCGAAGTCAATGGGGACTAGTACGGGTGGCACAACAAATCATGGAACTTCTGCAGTAGCAATCACTAATCATGATTACTTAAGCCAAGAAACTGttgcagaaattaaaacctcTCCAGAGACatctgagaaagagatagaggCAGACGGAACATCAGCCCGAAGAGTCGAGGAAAGTGAAATCAGTGGAGATCAAATGTTATCTTGTTCTAAACTGACCGTGGATcaggtggaaaaaagaaacaaagcagataGCACATGTGATATGAGTAGCTTGGCTGAGAGTATGAAGAGAGTAGGTGAAGGAAG AATAACTCCTAAAAATGACTTTATTGAATCTTCTCCATTACAAAGCAGCTGTTCCCAAATACCTGGTGTCTCACAGTCAGCTTCTGTATCACTACTTGTCTACTCGGCTTCAGACACCAGAAGAGAGTTGGATTCAGGAAACAGTTCAAATCcttga
- the FZD6 gene encoding frizzled-6 isoform X3 has product MNLHCSPDVHTFLCKAFVPACLEQVHVIHPCRSLCEKVYSDCKQLMDTFGITWPEELECTRLVNCDETVPATAAVTTNIHGIQKTPGQTRRDYGFWCPRHLHTTNGQGYKFLGIDQCAPPCPNMYFKNYELDVAKSFIGIVSIFCLCATLFTFLTFLIDVKRFRYPERPIIYYSVCYSIVSLMYFIGFLLGNRTACNEADDKLEIGETVVLGSQNKACTVLFMVLYFFTMAGTIWWVILTITWFLAAGRKWSCEAIAQKAMWFHAVAWGIPGFLTIMLLAMNKVEGDNISGVCFVGLYDLDASLYFVLLPLCLCVFFGLSLLLAGIISLNHVRQVIQHDGRNQEKLKKFMIRIGVFSGLYLVPLVALLGCYVYELVNRKIWETTWVFDHCNQYHIPCPYQAKALARPEIFLFLMKYLLTLIVGISPVFWVGSKKTCSEWANFFNRNRKRDPISESRRVLQESCEFFLKHNSKVKHKKKHYKSTSHRLKVISKSMGTSTGGTTNHGTSAVAITNHDYLSQETVAEIKTSPETSEKEIEADGTSARRVEESEISGDQMLSCSKLTVDQVEKRNKADSTCDMSSLAESMKRVGEGRITPKNDFIESSPLQSSCSQIPGVSQSASVSLLVYSASDTRRELDSGNSSNP; this is encoded by the exons ATGAATCTTCACTGTTCACCGGACGTCCACACATTTCTGTGCAAAGCCTTTGTCCCGGCCTGCCTGGAGCAAGTTCACGTGATTCACCCTTGTCGAAGCCTCTGTGAGAAAGTGTATTCTGACTGTAAGCAGTTGATGGACACTTTTGGAATCACATGGCCGGAAGAGCTGGAATGTACCAG ACTAGTCAATTGTGATGAGACTGttcctgccactgctgctgtaaCCACAAACATACATGGAATTCAGAAGACCCCAGGCCAGACCCGAAGGGATTATGGGTTCTGGTGTCCCCGACACCTACACACTACCAATGGACAAGGCTACAAGTTCCTAGGAATTGATCAGTGTGCACCCCCATGTCCCAATATGTACTTCAAAAATTATGAATTGGATGTTGCAAAAAGCTTCATTGGAATAGTTTCAATCTTTTGTCTTTGTGCTACACTTTTCACATTCCTGACTTTTCTGATTGATGTTAAAAGGTTTAGGTACCCAGAGAGGCCGATCATATATTACTCTGTCTGTTACAGCATAGTCTCTCTAATGTACTTTATCGGATTTTTACTTGGGAACAGAACTGCCTGTAACGAGGCAGATGATAAGTTAGAAATTGGTGAAACAGTTGTTCTTGGCTCCCAAAACAAAGCCTGTACCGTCCTTTTcatggttttgtattttttcactaTGGCAGGAACTATATGGTGGGTGATTCTTACAATCACTTGGTTCcttgcagcaggaagaaaatggagCTGTGAAGCTATTGCACAAAAGGCCATGTGGTTCCACGCAGTTGCGTGGGGAATACCTGGTTTTCTAACCATTATGCTCCTTGCAATGAACAAAGTTGAAGGGGACAATATCAGTGGAGTTTGTTTTGTGGGTCTCTACGATCTGGACGCCTCTCTGTACTTTGTGCTTTTGCCATTGtgcctttgtgtttttttcggtctctctcttcttttagctggtattatttctttaaatcacGTGCGGCAAGTCATACAGCACGATGGCAGAAACCAGGAGAAGCTAAAGAAATTTATGATCCGAATTGGAGTTTTTAGTGGTTTATACTTGGTACCACTTGTAGCACTTCTTGGATGTTATGTCTATGAACTGGTGAACCGGAAAATCTGGGAAACGACTTGGGTATTTGACCACTGCAACCAGTACCATATTCCTTGTCCTTATCAG GCAAAGGCACTAGCAagaccagaaatatttttgtttctgatgaaaTATTTGCTGACATTAATTGTTGGCATATCTCCAGTCTTCTGGGTGGGAAGTAAAAAGACCTGTTCTGAATGGGCCAATTTCTTCAACAGAAACCGCAAAAGAGA tccAATCAGTGAAAGTCGAAGAGTGCTGCAAGAATCATGCGAATTCTTCTTGAAGCACAATTCCAAAGTtaagcataaaaagaagcacTACAAATCAACTTCGCACAGATTGAAAGTTATTTCGAAGTCAATGGGGACTAGTACGGGTGGCACAACAAATCATGGAACTTCTGCAGTAGCAATCACTAATCATGATTACTTAAGCCAAGAAACTGttgcagaaattaaaacctcTCCAGAGACatctgagaaagagatagaggCAGACGGAACATCAGCCCGAAGAGTCGAGGAAAGTGAAATCAGTGGAGATCAAATGTTATCTTGTTCTAAACTGACCGTGGATcaggtggaaaaaagaaacaaagcagataGCACATGTGATATGAGTAGCTTGGCTGAGAGTATGAAGAGAGTAGGTGAAGGAAG AATAACTCCTAAAAATGACTTTATTGAATCTTCTCCATTACAAAGCAGCTGTTCCCAAATACCTGGTGTCTCACAGTCAGCTTCTGTATCACTACTTGTCTACTCGGCTTCAGACACCAGAAGAGAGTTGGATTCAGGAAACAGTTCAAATCcttga